The genome window AGATCCTGCAACGGAATAAACGACCGCGCCTGGATGGCCTGGGCCTGCGTAAAGAGGAACGGATGCGCGCGCCCGCCGTCTGCGCCGGCGTGAGCCACTGCAGGCCTTTCGCGTCGGGCGACGATGAGTAGGTGATGCGGGCGCGGTCGGCTCCGGGTGGCATCGCGACTCGCAGCGCGCTGCCAAACGCCGGTGTCGCGGCGTCGAGCCTGAACGTCGTCGGAACCCACCCGGCCGTACCAATCGCAGCCTCGGCCTTCGTGATTGTGAGGTCGCGCGAGTCCAGCACCAATTCAGTGGCGGTCGGGTCGCGCCGCTCGAACTGCAGTTCCACGGTGCCCGCCAGCGTCTTCGCGCTAAAGTCCGTCGTCAAATCCAGCACCATGTGTTTCGTCGTGAATGCGTTGACGTTGGCGTACGACGACGAGTCGGTGGGGATGGGAATCATGGGGTGTCTTTCGAGCCGCAGCCCGCGAGAAGGGCGCCGGCCGCCAGAAGGTACGCAGATGCCGTGAGCCGTCGGTAGGTCCCGGGTCCAGTGTCCAGGGTCCAGAGTCCTCTGTCGGGGTCCTGTGGGGTCCCGGGGTCAGCGATGCAGCGGGATGGGAGGTCTTAGAAAAAACCTCATCATCTCCGTGTCTCCTGTGATCCGTCGTGACAAGGATGCAGCGCGACGTGAAGGTCTTCCAGAAGGTCCTCCGCGTCTCCGTGACTCCTGTGATCCGTCGTGATCGCGATGCAGCGCGACACCAGGCTCATGCCCCCCAGTCTACTGCCGAGGTGCGGTACGCTGTGAAGATGAGCAAAAGGCCGTCGATGCTCCGTTCGTACACTGGGCTGATCTGCTCACCCTGGCCAACGCAGGGTGCGGTACGGTGACGATCTTCGCCTGCCTGAGCTATCTAGCGGGTGATCAGGAACGCTGGCTCTGGACGGCCTTTGCCCTCCCGGGCTGGCGCTGGTGTTTGACGCCCTCGACGGATGGGTGGCGCGCCTGGACGTGCGCCACAAGTCGGTGATGGGCGCCGAACTGGATTCTCTGGCCGACATCGTGTCGTTCGGCGTGGCGCCCGCCGTGCTGGCCTACACGCTCGGCCTGCGTGGGTTGTGGGACGCGATCTGTCTCACACTGTTTGTGTGCGCCGGCATCAGCCGCCTGGCGCGATACAACGTGACGTCGAGCGCCCTGACCGACACCGCCACAGGGAAGGTCCGCTACTTCGAAGGAACACCGATTCCCACGAGCGTCTTCCTGGTGGTGGTGATGGCTCTGCTGTTTGCCTTCGACCTGACGGGATCAAACTTTGTGGGCGGCCACGTGAATCTCCTCGGCCGGCAGTTCCACCCGTTCTCCCTGCTGTTCCTGCTGAACGGCAGCCTGATGATCAGCACCATCAAGGTGCCGAAGCCCTGACGGGCTCAAGGGTGCCGAAGCCCTGACGGGCTCAAGGGTGCCGAAGCCCTGACGGGCTTAAGGGTGCCGAAGCCTTGACGGGCTCAGGTTCGGGTCTTGACCGGGCAGGTTGAGACTCCAAGCAGCGTGTACAGCGGGCACGTGCCCAGGGCCCCGGTCAGAATCGGCACCACGCCGATGTAGCCCCACGCGCCGATGGTGCCCATCGCCGCCATGCCGACAAGGGCCACGCCCAGACGACCCTCGCCACACGTTCCATTGGATGTTCGTTCACTTTTAGCAGGCTGCTCATGCGGTGCTCCTAGTCAAGGTCTCGAAGGTCGTCGGTCAGTTGTTCGTTGAGCGCGCGGTCGTCTGCTGCCGGGCGCGCTTCGGGAGGGGCCGTAGTCTCACCCGGCGCGCTGAAGCGGCGAATCACGCCGACGATCAGGAGGACGCTACCCACGAGTGCCAGCGGCGGCAATACGTACAGCACGAGGTTGCTGCCGTGCGCCGGCGGCACCACGAGGACTCCAGGGCCATGCTCGGCGACATACGCGGCAAGGATGACCTCTCGATTCTCGCCCTTCGCCAACCGGGCCCGAATGTCGCGACGCACCTCGTTGGCCGTGGGTGACTGATGCACAGAGACCTGCTGCCGGAAGCAGCAGGGCGCCATCAGCAGGTCCTCGATCTCGCGGGCCTCCCGTTCAGGGTCGGTTGCGCCCACCGCGACGCTGCCGAAGACCATCATCCAGACCATCCAGCCGCGCAGCCGTGTCATGACGTTCCCGCTCCAATCCGGCCGCCCGAGGGCGCCCTTCCCCCCTTAAGACTCTGAACCGGGAAAAAGGTGACAGATGGGCGTATCATCGCGAATTATGACCTCACGCCTTATCCTCAGCGTCCTCATCCTGGGAACGATGATCGTCGAACCGGCCGCGCTTTCGGCCCAGAACGCGGCCGCAGCGGCCGCCCAACTCCAGAATGCCTCGCCGCGGGCGATCCGCCGCGATGTGCCGCTGACCAACGCGATTCGGCGCGCCATTGACGCCGGCACCCGCGATCTCACTGGGCGGCCCGGCTCCAATTACTGGCAACTGGAGACCGACTTCACGATCGAGGCCCGGCTCGACCCGGCAACCCCAGACCATCCCCGGCACCGAGACCATCGTCATTCACAACAACAGTGCGGCGCCGTTGAACGAGTTGGTCATGCGGCTTGACCACAACATTTTCCGCGGCCTGGTGCCGCGCGGCATGTCAGTGCCGGCCGAGAACACAGACGGCATGGTCGTGACGCGCCTGGCCATCGATGGCACAGTCATCGACCTGACGCCTCAGACTGGCGGTCGCCGTGGTGGCGGTGCCGGCGCGGGCGGCGCGCCCGCTCAGCGTTCGAATGCCGTGACGGGGCTCACCCAGACCGTGGCGCGGATCAGTCCCGCGAATCCGATTCCTGCAAAAGGCACCGCGCGCCTGGAAGTGGCATGGCGTACGAAGTTGCCGGGTGGACCGGCTGGCAGCGGCCATCGCATGACCCAGCGTTGGGATGACACCCTGTTCCAGCCCACGCAGTGGTTCCCGCGGCTGGCCAAGTACGACGACATGCGCGGCTGGGACACGAGCCTGTATCTTGGTCCGTCGGAGTTCTACAACAACTTCGGCAAGTTCGACGTGAAGATCGATGTGCCCGCCGGCTGGATCGTCAGCGGCACTGGCGTGCTGCAGAATCCGGAACAGGTGCTCACCGCCACGGCGCGCCAGCGCCTGGCCACCGTCCTCTCGTCCGACGCCATCGTCACCATCGTGGGTCCAGACGAGATTGGCCCAGGGCAGGCGACGGCTCCCGGTGAACGACTCGTGTGGCACTTTGCAGCCGACAAGGTCAACGACTTTGCGTGGGCCACGGCGAAGAAGTTGTGTGGCAGGCCACACGCGCCACCATTCCCACCAAGGGCCCGGTGCCCATCCACATGGTGTTTCTGCCCGAGCGTGCCGCGCAGTTTGCCAATGCCGGCCAGATCACGCGTCACGCGCTCGAGTTTTACTCGAAGTTGTGGACGCCGTACCCGTTCCCGCAGCTGACGCTTCAGGACGGCCCCAGCGCGGGCATGGAATATCCGATGGTCATCAACTCGAACCAGGGCGCGGCCGACCATGAGGCGGCACACCAGTGGTGGCCGATGATGGTGGGCACGAACGAAACACGCTATGGCTGGATGGACGAAGGATTCAACCAGATATGAATGTGCTGTCGGCCGCTGATTCGCGGGGTGTGCCGGCGAATCTGAACGGCGCAGGACAGAGTTACGGGCGTACGAGCGGCAGCGAAGACGAGCCGGCAATGATGTGGTCGGCGAATGATGCCGGCGTGATGTACGGCTTCCAGACCTACTCGAAGGCGCCGCTGATGCTGTCCATGCTCGGCGGCATT of Acidobacteriota bacterium contains these proteins:
- a CDS encoding cytochrome c-type biogenesis protein CcmH, with the protein product MTRLRGWMVWMMVFGSVAVGATDPEREAREIEDLLMAPCCFRQQVSVHQSPTANEVRRDIRARLAKGENREVILAAYVAEHGPGVLVVPPAHGSNLVLYVLPPLALVGSVLLIVGVIRRFSAPGETTAPPEARPAADDRALNEQLTDDLRDLD